In the genome of Kitasatospora cathayae, one region contains:
- a CDS encoding methyltransferase domain-containing protein — MLVSARSFAEYRAMFALTDRDLDQRILDCPAGAASFVAEAGRQGIDTVAVDREYAVHRAELGLLVERETGFKRELLARETAGFARSWYADADDLIRQWSANTRLFRADIAARPERYVAGALPELPFADRSFDLVLSSHLVFSYGNRLGEEFQRAALLDLARVARREVRLFPVTVYDTGERYQGLERLREELAVLGIRSRVRRVAYEFQPGGDEMLVLTCAGYRAPAPAGPGVGRRGEAAVDPVRWRHRERGA, encoded by the coding sequence GTGCTGGTCAGCGCCCGCTCCTTCGCCGAGTACCGCGCGATGTTCGCGCTCACCGACCGCGACCTCGACCAGCGCATCCTCGACTGCCCGGCCGGCGCGGCGAGCTTCGTCGCCGAAGCCGGGCGGCAGGGGATCGACACGGTCGCCGTCGACCGCGAATACGCCGTGCACCGGGCGGAGCTGGGCCTGCTGGTCGAGCGGGAGACCGGCTTCAAACGCGAGCTGCTGGCGCGGGAGACGGCCGGCTTCGCCCGGTCCTGGTACGCCGACGCGGACGACCTGATCCGGCAGTGGAGCGCCAACACCCGGCTGTTCCGGGCCGACATCGCCGCCCGCCCGGAGCGCTACGTGGCCGGGGCACTGCCCGAACTCCCCTTCGCTGACCGCTCCTTCGACCTGGTGCTCAGCTCGCACCTGGTCTTCTCGTACGGCAACCGGCTGGGCGAGGAGTTCCAACGGGCCGCGCTGCTGGACCTCGCCCGGGTGGCACGGCGGGAGGTCCGGCTCTTCCCGGTGACGGTGTACGACACCGGCGAGCGCTACCAGGGCCTGGAACGGCTGCGCGAGGAACTGGCGGTCCTCGGGATCAGGAGCCGGGTGCGGCGGGTGGCGTACGAGTTCCAGCCCGGGGGCGACGAGATGCTGGTACTCACCTGCGCCGGCTACCGGGCCCCTGCGCCCGCCGGTCCGGGCGTCGGCCGGCGCGGCGAGGCGGCCGTCGACCCGGTGCGGTGGCGGCACCGCGAGCGGGGCGCCTGA
- a CDS encoding SDR family oxidoreductase, translating into MTRSDKTRSDRTRPARTQPHGRVALVTGGGSGLGRASALALLDAGWTVVLAGRRKDALEETAALAEVDPGRVLAVPTDIRSPEEVARLFDAVRDRYDRLDLLFNNAGAAAPRRPITETPFRDWNRVLDTIATGAFLCAREAFRLMSTQTPQGGRIINNGAPSAYVPRPNSLAYTAAKHAVLGLTKVLALDGRPYGISCGQIDVGNVAPLDGSPQPPAMQADGTMAVEATIPVERFTEALLLMASQPPDTSIQSLVVLPTTMPFVGRG; encoded by the coding sequence GTGACCCGATCAGACAAGACTCGATCCGACAGGACCCGACCCGCCAGGACCCAGCCGCACGGAAGGGTCGCGCTGGTCACCGGCGGCGGCAGCGGGCTCGGCCGGGCCTCCGCGCTGGCCCTCCTCGACGCCGGCTGGACGGTGGTGCTGGCCGGGCGCCGCAAGGACGCGCTGGAGGAGACCGCCGCGCTCGCGGAGGTCGACCCGGGACGGGTGCTGGCGGTGCCGACCGACATCCGCAGTCCGGAGGAGGTCGCCCGGCTGTTCGACGCCGTCCGCGACCGGTACGACCGGCTCGACCTGCTGTTCAACAACGCCGGCGCCGCCGCCCCGCGCCGGCCGATCACCGAGACGCCGTTCCGCGACTGGAACCGCGTGCTGGACACCATCGCCACCGGCGCGTTCCTGTGCGCCCGGGAGGCCTTCCGGCTGATGAGCACCCAGACCCCGCAGGGCGGCCGGATCATCAACAACGGCGCGCCCTCCGCGTACGTGCCCCGCCCCAACTCCCTCGCCTACACCGCCGCCAAGCACGCCGTCCTCGGCCTCACCAAGGTCCTCGCGCTGGACGGCCGCCCGTACGGGATCTCCTGCGGGCAGATCGACGTCGGCAACGTCGCGCCGCTGGACGGCAGCCCGCAGCCGCCCGCGATGCAGGCCGACGGGACGATGGCGGTGGAGGCCACCATCCCGGTGGAGCGCTTCACCGAGGCCCTGCTGCTGATGGCCTCGCAGCCGCCGGACACCAGCATCCAGTCCCTGGTGGTGCTGCCCACCACCATGCCCTTCGTCGGGAGGGGGTGA
- a CDS encoding TauD/TfdA family dioxygenase — MNEHTVTEIGWSSLELAARRQLWSLRLGERERRLLWADARAGRWGAGGPVRERLRSFVRESTDSVGLTHVANLVDPARPEQEIAEALSFLLADYGRIVPQNGRGDLTSVLRDQDGDGDTELGFHCDTCDLLVLLCLQPAYHGGGLTKLASARHVHDLIGRERPDALATLGEDWTFDRTGRAGPQLVVTPILYPRKDGTIGCYYQTRTVRSSPDRGGPELTDRQWEALGVLDEVLYRPEIAFGLSMAAGDLLIIRNSRVLHGRSAYRDEPGPRARRMLRIWLNEGETWAP; from the coding sequence GTGAACGAGCACACCGTGACCGAGATCGGCTGGAGCAGCCTGGAGTTGGCGGCCCGACGGCAGCTGTGGTCGCTGCGGCTGGGGGAGCGGGAGCGGCGGCTGCTCTGGGCCGACGCCCGGGCCGGACGCTGGGGCGCGGGCGGGCCGGTGCGCGAGCGGCTGCGCTCCTTCGTGCGGGAGAGCACCGACTCGGTCGGGCTCACCCACGTCGCCAACCTGGTCGACCCGGCGCGGCCGGAGCAGGAGATCGCCGAGGCGCTGTCCTTCCTGCTGGCGGACTACGGCCGGATCGTCCCGCAGAACGGGCGCGGCGACCTCACCTCGGTGCTGCGCGACCAGGACGGCGACGGCGACACCGAACTCGGCTTCCACTGCGACACCTGTGACCTGCTCGTCCTGCTCTGCCTCCAACCTGCCTACCACGGCGGCGGGTTGACCAAGCTGGCGAGTGCCCGGCACGTCCACGACCTGATCGGGCGGGAGCGGCCGGACGCGCTGGCGACGCTCGGCGAGGACTGGACCTTCGACCGGACCGGCCGGGCGGGCCCGCAGCTGGTCGTCACTCCGATCCTGTACCCGCGGAAGGACGGGACGATCGGCTGCTACTACCAGACCCGCACCGTCCGCTCCTCGCCGGACCGGGGCGGGCCGGAGCTGACCGACCGTCAGTGGGAGGCGCTGGGCGTGCTGGACGAGGTGCTGTACCGGCCGGAGATCGCCTTCGGCCTGTCGATGGCCGCCGGGGACCTGCTGATCATCCGCAACAGCCGAGTGCTGCACGGGCGTTCGGCGTACCGGGACGAACCCGGCCCGCGTGCCCGGCGGATGCTGCGGATCTGGCTCAACGAGGGGGAGACGTGGGCGCCGTGA
- a CDS encoding aspartate aminotransferase family protein, producing MSQLSPVLKQATPVIAVRGEGLHLYDADGRRYLDFTSGVGVTSTGHCHPKVVEAVREQAGRLLHGQYTTVLHDQLLTLTERLGDVLPPGLDSLFYATAGTEAVEAALRLARHATGRQNVIVFEGSFHGRTMGAASLTTAGTRFRAGIGPLVPGVAVAPFPAAFRLGLPEEEAVAHALRGLDEVLATVSAPAETAAMFVEPVLGEGGYVPAPAGFLAGLRERADRHGILLVVDEVQTGFGRTGRFWAHQHEPGVRPDVLITAKGLASGFPLSAIAAPTELMARAWPGSQGGTYGGNPVACAAALATLDVLREERLVENAAEQGARLLDGLRAVAAGAPGIGDVRGLGLMAASEFRRPDGSPDPDTARRVQQAAAELGLLLLPCGIHLNVVRMVPALVVTAAQIDEALALWSKAVAAGARQEETS from the coding sequence TTGTCCCAGCTCTCCCCCGTGCTGAAACAGGCCACCCCGGTCATCGCCGTGCGCGGCGAAGGCCTCCACCTCTACGACGCCGACGGTCGCCGCTACCTCGACTTCACCTCCGGCGTGGGGGTGACCAGCACCGGCCACTGCCACCCGAAGGTGGTCGAGGCCGTCCGCGAACAGGCCGGCCGGCTGCTCCACGGCCAGTACACCACCGTCCTGCACGACCAACTGCTCACCCTCACCGAGCGGTTGGGCGACGTCCTGCCGCCCGGCCTGGACTCGCTGTTCTACGCCACCGCCGGGACGGAGGCGGTGGAGGCGGCGCTGCGGCTGGCCCGGCACGCCACCGGGCGGCAGAACGTGATCGTCTTCGAGGGCTCCTTCCACGGCCGCACCATGGGCGCGGCCTCGCTCACCACCGCCGGGACGCGCTTCCGCGCGGGCATCGGCCCGCTGGTGCCCGGGGTCGCGGTGGCGCCGTTCCCGGCCGCCTTCCGGCTCGGACTCCCGGAGGAGGAGGCGGTGGCGCACGCCCTGCGCGGGCTGGACGAGGTGCTGGCCACCGTCTCCGCGCCCGCCGAGACGGCCGCCATGTTCGTCGAACCGGTGCTCGGCGAGGGCGGCTACGTGCCCGCACCGGCCGGGTTCCTCGCCGGGCTGCGCGAGCGCGCCGACCGGCACGGCATCCTGCTGGTGGTCGACGAGGTGCAGACCGGCTTCGGCCGCACCGGCCGGTTCTGGGCGCACCAGCACGAGCCCGGGGTGCGGCCCGACGTGCTGATCACCGCGAAGGGCCTGGCCAGCGGCTTCCCGCTGTCCGCTATCGCCGCGCCGACCGAGCTGATGGCGCGCGCCTGGCCCGGCTCGCAGGGCGGCACCTACGGCGGGAACCCGGTGGCCTGCGCCGCCGCCCTGGCCACCCTGGACGTGCTGCGCGAGGAGCGGCTGGTCGAGAACGCGGCCGAGCAGGGCGCGCGGCTGCTGGACGGCCTGCGGGCGGTCGCCGCCGGGGCGCCCGGCATCGGCGACGTCCGGGGGCTCGGCCTGATGGCGGCGAGCGAGTTCCGCCGACCGGACGGCTCGCCCGACCCTGACACCGCCCGGCGGGTCCAGCAGGCGGCGGCCGAACTCGGCCTGCTGCTCCTGCCCTGCGGGATCCACCTCAACGTGGTCCGGATGGTCCCCGCGCTGGTCGTCACGGCCGCGCAGATCGACGAGGCGCTGGCGCTCTGGTCCAAGGCCGTCGCGGCCGGGGCCCGGCAGGAGGAGACGTCGTGA